From the genome of Cuculus canorus isolate bCucCan1 chromosome 4, bCucCan1.pri, whole genome shotgun sequence:
TCACTGCActcccccctttctttttcaggggtgataaataaatgaaaataaatgccaaatatttacattaagcATATCTATCTACTTCTAGCCCTAATAGCCTCTGAAAATGAGAACTTAGGCATAATATCCTATTTGTACCAtagcaatatttttaacatgATTCTCACTGTATTTGTCTGTTTGCACTTGTGTAGTACCTGCACATTAATCTCATAATACATAAGGACTTCCATATTGATGTTGATATACATCAGCTTTTCAGGACTTCTTCAAGCAGGTTTATGTCTGGTTTAAGTTCAAGTATCAGTTTCTTGAAGTCTACAAATTTCTATAAGCCATCTGCAAAAATAAGCGTGGTTGGTTGTTTTTGAATGAACAGTGCAAAAATAGAAGTGGGAAATATGGCAATTGATGAATTTATTAAATCAGATTACTGAAATCAATATAtcaatattttgttctttgtacCACATAATCATTTATTAGAGATGTTAACTGTTAATAATAGAGATGTTTTTATTGTCTAGAACCTCATAGTTTGAAATAGTctctaaagaggaaaaattaatttcataggACTGTTGACTTCATTCTGTGCattatgttttctgctttgctctgtgcaTTCCAAAATCCTTCTAATTCAAATGGTTTACTCAAGAAATGTTGTTATTATATAGGTTCTTGGGCAGATCGCTCACCTCTGCATGAGGCAGCCAGTCAAGGACGTCTTCTTTCTCTAAAGACTTTATTGTCACAGGTGAAGACCGTGttcttaaaattgcttttattttaatgttacttAATTTGTCAGACCAGGTGATTAAtgtaatgctttgctttttttcactcaaatttttcacagcaataCACATTTAggaatttttaatataataagATGcaagttaatatttaaaatatttccccaGTATGTTTTAAATCAGCTACCCCCCTAATTTTTTTACCAAAGCTGTATCTAAATGTATATCAGTCTTCTCCTCTTGCATGGTATAAATCAATGTAGTTTTAAGACTGCAAGTAAATAGAGCTAGTCAGGAAGGTACTTGTTGGGTGGAAAAATCGCTGAAAGATTCTGCATTTTGTCTGgttgtgatttaaaaaaaaaaaagaatttttttaatagcaaagagAAAGACTATAAACCACTAAATGTTAATATTACAGTATTGTCATGTTAGTTACtacaatactgaaaaaatatactATAGAATACATTTGATGAAATCCAGTAGATATAATTATTAGTTCTTAAGAATCAAACAACATCTACTGCAGAAAATTTCAAGGACGTGATGGATTTTATCAATCCAAAAATTTCCTTGCTAATTTTCATGACTTTAGATATTTCAGACCTGAAGTCGGAGAATCACAGGACAATTTAGAATCAGGGCCTTGTTGAGTTTTAAAGATCACCAAGACTGAAGATGCACCAACCACTCTGCTGTTCCAGCATTTCACTGTCCCCAAActgaatttttgtttccataTAACTGAATGGCATTCACCATgccttttgtcctatcactgtgCATCTCAACAGTCTCTTCCCATGTTCCTTATACCCTTTATATCCTGTtcctatttcttattttaaagaaaagaagaactgACAACTTACTTCTATACTGTTATAAACACTGGTGAAAGGTTCTTATTACGCTCACTGAAAACTGGTTTATTGCAAGTAGAGTTTTAAGCCTATTTAGAGTATTGTGAGCTATTCATTTGAACAGTAGTGTGAGGAAATGACTTTTAAAACCTCTTATATGGTCTTTATATGTCATTCATATCTTGTTTAGGGTTACAATGTAGACACGCTAACAATTGACCAAGTAACTCCTCTTCATGAAGCCTGCCTGGGAGATCATGTAGGATGTGCAAGAATTCTTCTTGAAGCAGGAGCAAATGTaagtgttgttttgtttgtttgttttttatatgACGTCCAATGCTAAGACAATATACCTAGTTGATTGTGTTGACctcctttaattaaaataagatgCTGTCTGAAAACTAGCAAAGGAAAGTGATGGGACAAAGAAACATCATCAGAAAGATGTTaggtcaaaagaaaaaaactaaccTACTTACATATGTGTAAGAGCAGATAGCAGACAGAAGAAGAGTAACAGGGAAGTTGATGGGAGTTGGGCAGACACTGAGACGGAGTAATGAATTGGAGAGAATCTGCTAGCAGTATGTCACCAgccttatttcttctttgaatttcatgactttatttctcttctaaaataCAGAATGCATCTCTCTACTGGTTTCCTCTTGCTCTGAGTGGCTTGTTCTTTTAATCTCCAGAATGTCTTTTGTCACACTGCACCTGTGTGCTCTTAAGAGTCTTTGATCCAAGTGCAAAACAGCACTGGCTTTTTTCCATACCCCTGACACAGGCTGTCTATCTAAAGGAGACTTTACAGGCCGCTTTCACCACAATCTCTACTGACAACAGAGTTCAAAAACGTACATAGATGTTTCCAAAACCAATTACTCTCCCACTTCAGCTAGCACAAGCTTTCTAAAGATCAAAAATTCTAGATACtatagacaaaacaaaaaataagaacaaatttaattttcctatCTGAATTTTTTAGTACTTTTAATTGTTTTGGTGGGTTTAGGGAGTGCACAGAAGAGGATAGGCCAGCATCCTGGAAAGTGCACTCTCCTAATACCTAGGCTCCTTCCCTTAGTAATATTAGCCCTTTCAAATTTGCCTAGTTTGTGTCCCCATTCCCTCACACTGGGAATGTTCAGTTAACCAGTGAGGTGGTGAGGTTCACATTAAAACACCAAGCCCATACTATTAGCTTTGTCTTCATCTTCTGAAATGTAGTGGGACCCGttccttcccatggcaggaggactggaactagatgatctttaaggtccctttcagcccaaactattctatgattctatgattaaagcTACAGAACAAGATGGCAAATAATTCTCACATTTAATACAGAATTTGCAATCTTGGCAGAGAGAAGGTCCTTATTATACCATCACTACACAAAGTGTAGATTTTCTGTACCGATGAAACAAGCTAAGTGCAATCAATGACttggaaaattatttactgtCCAGATGTTAATGTGTGCTCTTTAGTATTCCAAGTGTATTTTGGTTTATTCAACATAGCTCAACAAGAATAGATTTCAGCTGAGGGGTGTGAGAGGAATAGAGTAGCACAGGGACTGATCAGTTAAGCTACATTATTCTAACTGgtaaatttttttgtattttaatacaatttCTAACTATATCCTGTTTTAAAATTTGCCTTTCAATTCTGTTCTTAAATGGGTTTTATATATTCTAGGTAAATGCTACAACGATTGATGGAGTGACACCACTCTTTAATGCATGTTCAAGAGGCAGCGCAGCATGTGCTGAGCTCCTGTTAGAGTACGGTGCCAAAGCTCAATGGGAGTCCTGTCTTCCGTCACCAACTCATGAAGCAGCCAGCAGAGGTAAGAAATTACCTGCTGAACAAACATGGAACAGTTGACAGATGTCTTAATAATAGTCTTAAAAATGCATCCAAGTTTGTCTATGAGAGAGGTTACTGAAATTGAGCAAACTCTGTCATGCTTTCTACTGACAGGTCACAGTGAATGTCTGGAGGTGCTGATATCCTGGGGTATAGATGTTGACCAAGATCTTCCTCATTTAGGAACACCTCTATATGTAGCATGTGTTTCACAGCAGATCCATTGCATTCGAAAGCTTCTTTATGCAGGTATGTcatgatttaaataaaaatactactGGTTTGTAAAATAAGCATACTGTACTCACCTTTGAAGTGAGCTATGCTCAGTCACTGGAATTAGAACCCTTGCTTGCATGACTCTACTTCTAAGTTTATTCTGTGATGCGTATTTTCTTATAATAACTTAGtatgtctaattttttttttgtggcataGCAAGTatatgaggggaaaaaggaagcaagAGCAATAAGAATGGGTGTTCAAAATTTTCAGTAGCTATTACAGCATTGTAGatgttcattttctttaggaaaaataaaggtaaaaaatCAGCTTGAGAAAGGAATTCTATATAGCAATCATTGAACTTTCAACAGAACTTTTATTAGCAATCAAGTTCCACTGTTTAGggatttaggaagaaaagttggtacagaagccatttttttttgtctcacaAGATCACTATCGCTTTCTTAagaagtttgggtttttcttctaCTAGAATAATCCAGAAAAATTTTCGGGCAAACACAGTTTTAGTGGGATTAACATCTTGCCTATAAGGGAAGTTCTTCCATACTAGCTAGTTTTTGTTTAACTCttgtatgtatattttttttcttgaatatgAATGAATTACTGCAAATTAgtccattttaatttaaaataaattagcaaTTCCTTATTAATACACAAGTGTAATAGTTAGAATTCTGTGGATTGGGAGAATTACTGATTTTGGTTATTTCTCCTATTAGCTTTCTTGACTGTGTACCCCACCTTAATTAAAATGTGGTCCATGATGATGACAGTCTTATTTCAAATGCTGTGTGAGCTTCAACACATGAAAAACTATAAAGTGTCCAAGTTTGCTTCCTTCTTGAGTTGGTGtacttataaaaatataaagactaAACTTCAGTTTAATGAGCGTTTTTATAGACTTAAATAaggaaagtatatttttatgtagTGCAGATTTTCTTAAGCATACTTTTATATAATCAGGGCAACAATGATGTCCACCTAAtctaatttgatttttcctttccttctttttataaaacatttttcttcaaaatctaGTTGTTAATCCTAGGTACTAAAACCTAGGAAAAGTACATGGGTTCAAAAAAACTCACATATATGATTAGCTATAATTGCTATGCAATAAAGTTAATAGTGTCTTGCACTGTGGCATTCTCAGACAGCTgaggtttgttttggtttggtttttttaacatcttcttTACTCAATgacaattttaataataatttaatttacatttctttatctGGATCTGCCCACCAGGTGCCAAtgtgcagaaaggaaagcatttggAAACTCCACTCCATGCTGCTGCCCAGCATTCTAGTACAGAGATTGTAAATTTACTCCTTGAATTTGGAGCAGACATAAATGccaaaaatacagattttgagAGGCCTGTTGATTTAGCTGCTCCGAGCAGTTTAGTGGAGAGACTGCTGCTCCTCCATGAAGGTAAGTTTTTGCAACTATGACTTGAATTCTTAAACCCTACCCTTCTTAAATTCTTAAAACCAACAACCCAACCAACCCATGCTATAGAAGCTAACATTGTGCTTTATTAAATGATTATATTAATAGTTAGGTAAATCCTTTCTAACTATAAAAATAGCCAGTAATATTTGTCTCAGGCCACAGCCTGTTTACCAAGGAGCATCAGAATTTATAGAAGCTGAAAATGTTATTATATAAGTATAAGAAGTCTCATTTTCTGAACTTTCTTTACTGAATTATAAGTACTCAAGAAATAGGAGTCAACACTTAAGATTTCCCTAAAACTCCTAAAGGTGTGTTGCCTTAGCGAGAGAGAATATACCAAAGAGAACTTGATTTGTTCAGACTGACCTATGTACAGTGTGAAAGAAAGCCACAAGACCAAATGGGAAACAAAGGGAGAAACTATTGAAGTAAATGTGGGCATCTCTTCAGAGGTTAACCAACAAGTAGCTTTCCTCCAGAAAACATCACTGTAGACTGAATGCTGTTTAAAACCCCTCTAAAAACAGTTGGTTATCACAAAACTACCAAGGGTAGTAGGATTTGAACACAGCAAAGATGTCAATAAATTAGTGTGAAATGTGTATGATTTTACTGcccagagaaaacagaatcatagaatcattaggttggaaaagaccttagacaTCATCAGCTCCAAtcgtacctgtctactactaaatcatgtccacaagcacctcatctacccactttttaaacacctccaaggatggtgacttaaccacatccctgggcagtctgtgccagtgcttgacaaccctttctgtgaagatatttttcctactgtccagtctaaacttcccctagcacagcttgatgccattgcctcttgttctatcacttatcacttgggagaaaagaccaacactcacctctctgcaacctcttTTTAGGTcgttgtagagagcaataaggtctcccctcagcctcttct
Proteins encoded in this window:
- the ASB5 gene encoding ankyrin repeat and SOCS box protein 5 isoform X2, yielding MTAVICFTLAYVLANMCVTAACLPKHVWRVHIANPQAKKCSSWADRSPLHEAASQGRLLSLKTLLSQGYNVDTLTIDQVTPLHEACLGDHVGCARILLEAGANVNATTIDGVTPLFNACSRGSAACAELLLEYGAKAQWESCLPSPTHEAASRGHSECLEVLISWGIDVDQDLPHLGTPLYVACVSQQIHCIRKLLYAGANVQKGKHLETPLHAAAQHSSTEIVNLLLEFGADINAKNTDFERPVDLAAPSSLVERLLLLHEATPSSLCQLCRLCIRNYIGRARLHLVPQLQLPTILKNFLQYR
- the ASB5 gene encoding ankyrin repeat and SOCS box protein 5 isoform X1; this encodes MTVIEESRPFAQQLSNVYFTILSLFCFKLFVKISLAILSHFYIVKGNRKEAARIAAEFYGVPQGQGSWADRSPLHEAASQGRLLSLKTLLSQGYNVDTLTIDQVTPLHEACLGDHVGCARILLEAGANVNATTIDGVTPLFNACSRGSAACAELLLEYGAKAQWESCLPSPTHEAASRGHSECLEVLISWGIDVDQDLPHLGTPLYVACVSQQIHCIRKLLYAGANVQKGKHLETPLHAAAQHSSTEIVNLLLEFGADINAKNTDFERPVDLAAPSSLVERLLLLHEATPSSLCQLCRLCIRNYIGRARLHLVPQLQLPTILKNFLQYR
- the ASB5 gene encoding ankyrin repeat and SOCS box protein 5 isoform X3, which translates into the protein MTTNTAVQRSQNLPKRRLESIGECPAKRKASWGILTSQGSWADRSPLHEAASQGRLLSLKTLLSQGYNVDTLTIDQVTPLHEACLGDHVGCARILLEAGANVNATTIDGVTPLFNACSRGSAACAELLLEYGAKAQWESCLPSPTHEAASRGHSECLEVLISWGIDVDQDLPHLGTPLYVACVSQQIHCIRKLLYAGANVQKGKHLETPLHAAAQHSSTEIVNLLLEFGADINAKNTDFERPVDLAAPSSLVERLLLLHEATPSSLCQLCRLCIRNYIGRARLHLVPQLQLPTILKNFLQYR
- the ASB5 gene encoding ankyrin repeat and SOCS box protein 5 isoform X4, with protein sequence MSRIYNCNWLEVPWGDGDLGSWADRSPLHEAASQGRLLSLKTLLSQGYNVDTLTIDQVTPLHEACLGDHVGCARILLEAGANVNATTIDGVTPLFNACSRGSAACAELLLEYGAKAQWESCLPSPTHEAASRGHSECLEVLISWGIDVDQDLPHLGTPLYVACVSQQIHCIRKLLYAGANVQKGKHLETPLHAAAQHSSTEIVNLLLEFGADINAKNTDFERPVDLAAPSSLVERLLLLHEATPSSLCQLCRLCIRNYIGRARLHLVPQLQLPTILKNFLQYR